A region of Procambarus clarkii isolate CNS0578487 chromosome 93, FALCON_Pclarkii_2.0, whole genome shotgun sequence DNA encodes the following proteins:
- the LOC123746873 gene encoding required for excision 1-B domain-containing protein, producing MRLRTLRVGSFEAGGCEASSCADGARGGRSLQAAQHPASSSLLVSGTFSSAMKDQSVMPENSVVSLIHQFDQLQEERVHSYRLLEEGHKIYLSTEPNYDFPKFRKLVHEVTQDFKRVSEGIIAVEKALRTDNHITAADIIASIQKNEKRKLELTTHLQLAHQMAAERDSGELEQNKVKEIRSELGQVVEQINDLLTELRYEVRNGK from the exons ATGAGACTTCGAACCCTAAGGGTGGGAAGCTTCGAAGCCGGCGGGTGTGAGGCTTCGAGTTGTGCGGATGGTGCGCGTGGAGGCAGATCACTCCAGGCCGCCCAGCATCCAGCATCGTCATCTCTTCTCGTCTCTGGAACTTTCTCATCTGCAATGAAAG ATCAGTCAGTAATGCCGGAAAACAGCGTTGTGTCCTTGATCCACCAGTTCGACCAGCTGCAGGAGGAACGGGTTCATAGTTATAGACTTTTAGAAGA AGGGCACAAGATCTATCTTAGTACAGAACCAAACTATGATTTCCCAAAATTTAGAAAACTTGTTCATGAAGTTACACAAGACTTCAAGCGGGTTTCTGAGGGCATCATTGCTGTTGAGAAAGCTCTGAGAACGGACAATCATATAACAGCTGCTGATATTATTGCTTCAATTCAGAAGAATGAGAAGAGAAAGCTGGAGCTG ACTACCCACTTGCAGCTTGCCCATCAAATGGCAGCAGAGCGTGACAGTGGGGAATTGGAACAAAATAAAGTTAAGGAAATTAGAAGCGAGTTGGGTCAAGTGGTGGAACAAATAAATGACCTGCTGACAGAGCTCCGCTACGAAGTTCGCAATGGAAAATAG
- the LOC123746872 gene encoding non-structural maintenance of chromosomes element 1 homolog, with translation MYSDAHRLFLQIITARRVLMGAEVKSTFEKCCQKFHVPPDNLHEFVMEINRRLEVMHLAIRKSIQEDLAEDIQCFVLVNTLNGETTRMGSTFNSQELALFKRIIEELVNSDDGELPETEAMNLATNLETRMKIGDSEEAIQRFIHDKWLLQHTRREKVVSLSALTISELQPYLEELYPELVQKCFLCKILTLKGYRCTKCSTRVHRRCGDRYFTRKNVQPVLCPDPECDEPWPHMEKCLKQKRLRSSE, from the exons ATGTATTCAGATGCACATCGTTTGTTTCTTCAAATAATAACTGCACGTCGGGTATTAATGGGAGCAGAAGTCAAAAGCACCTTTGAGAAATGCTGTCAAAAGTTTCATG TTCCACCAGATAATCTACACGAGTTTGTTATGGAAATAAATCGCCGTCTTGAAGTGATGCATTTAGCAATAAGAAAATCCATCCAAGAAGATTTGGCAGAGGACATTCAGTGTTTTGTTCTTGTCAATACACTGAATGGAGAAACTACAAG AATGGGCTCAACATTTAATTCCCAAGAGCTTGCCCTTTTCAAGCGTATCATAGAAGAGCTTGTCAACTCTGATGATGGCGAACTTCCAGAAACAGAGGCTATGAACTTGGCAACTAATTTGGAAACTCGAATGAAAATTGGAGACAGCGAGGAAGCTATTCAGCGCTTCATACATGATAAATGGCTTCTCCAG CATACCAGAAGGGAAAAGGTTGTCTCACTGAGTGCCCTTACTATATCAGAATTGCAGCCATATCTAGAAGAATTGTATCCGGAATTAGTCCAAAAGTGCTTCTTATGTAAGATTCTCACATTAAAG GGATACAGATGTACCAAGTGCAGTACCAGAGTACATCGAAGGTGTGGTGACAGATATTTTACTCGTAAAAACGTGCAACCTGTTCTCTGTCCCGATCCAGAGTGTGATGAACCATGGCCACACATGGAAAAGTGTCTTAAACAAAAACGTTTAAGATCATCCGAGTGA